One Acetobacterium sp. KB-1 DNA segment encodes these proteins:
- a CDS encoding TetR/AcrR family transcriptional regulator, producing MSKWETKEKRIDDIVNSAVEIFLEKGYEGASMEAIAKRAQISKGGLYHHFSSKDEILYFANEKLNEPIYEYVRIAAENPDAVEGIRFYIQSYVSYWLTHKKELTFFFLTMVKALSSPEMWQVYEDYYDNMTNFIKTLYDRSVSSGQFSKHNTRASAITLVSALDGVLSSLVMSKNTNSDTIIEDFEDRFITSVLDQKVLESTQEEHY from the coding sequence ATGTCTAAATGGGAAACAAAAGAAAAGCGAATCGATGATATTGTCAATAGCGCTGTCGAAATTTTTCTTGAGAAGGGTTACGAAGGTGCATCCATGGAGGCGATTGCAAAAAGAGCACAGATCAGTAAAGGCGGTTTATATCATCACTTTAGCAGCAAAGATGAAATCCTATATTTTGCAAACGAAAAATTAAACGAACCGATTTATGAATATGTCCGCATCGCTGCGGAAAATCCAGACGCCGTTGAGGGGATCCGCTTTTACATCCAGAGCTATGTCAGTTACTGGTTGACGCACAAGAAGGAGCTGACTTTTTTCTTTCTAACTATGGTTAAAGCCCTTTCGTCTCCAGAAATGTGGCAAGTCTATGAGGATTACTATGATAATATGACCAACTTTATCAAAACGCTCTACGACAGAAGCGTCAGCAGCGGTCAGTTTAGCAAACACAATACCCGTGCAAGTGCAATAACCCTTGTCTCCGCACTTGATGGTGTATTATCTTCTCTGGTAATGAGTAAGAATACAAATTCAGATACCATTATCGAAGATTTTGAGGACCGGTTTATCACTTCTGTTTTAGACCAAAAGGTTTTAGAATCCACACAAGAGGAGCACTATTAA
- a CDS encoding EFR1 family ferrodoxin (N-terminal region resembles flavodoxins. C-terminal ferrodoxin region binds two 4Fe-4S clusters.): protein MKRIGIFYFSGTGNTEIIARLLSASYQRKHIKVELFRIEDIVNHKTPLITNEFDMIGVGHPVLGFGASSITEQFAKILPPCSGKKAFIFKTASSAHYINHGASDSIIHTMEEKGYLVFHNSILAMPCNWFIKYDDQLNKQLYGAAVKKVDKIVTDTINEQAQQLKINGILSKFLRILYYGEEHYGAKYFARGLSTSDNCNLCNKCIRNCPTNNILETAGQICFGSHCIWCMRCIYGCPTHAIQARNLTGCVVDPYTGGFNIDSILNNPEINGNFVTEKSKGYYKHFIAYFKEAE, encoded by the coding sequence ATGAAAAGAATCGGGATTTTCTACTTTTCAGGTACTGGCAATACTGAAATTATCGCCAGACTGTTATCGGCATCCTATCAACGAAAGCACATCAAAGTTGAATTATTCAGGATTGAGGATATTGTAAATCATAAAACACCGTTGATCACTAATGAATTTGATATGATTGGTGTCGGTCATCCAGTCCTAGGATTCGGTGCTTCCAGCATTACTGAGCAGTTTGCCAAGATCTTGCCCCCTTGTTCGGGAAAGAAGGCCTTCATATTCAAAACTGCCTCTTCTGCACATTACATTAACCATGGTGCATCCGATTCGATCATTCATACAATGGAAGAAAAAGGCTATCTGGTATTTCATAATTCCATCTTGGCTATGCCCTGTAACTGGTTTATAAAATATGACGATCAACTAAATAAACAATTATATGGCGCCGCTGTAAAAAAAGTTGATAAAATAGTCACCGACACCATCAATGAACAGGCGCAGCAATTAAAAATCAATGGGATTCTTAGTAAATTTCTTCGAATTCTCTACTATGGTGAAGAACATTATGGGGCAAAATATTTTGCGCGAGGTCTTTCAACATCTGATAACTGTAACCTCTGCAACAAATGTATCCGTAATTGTCCGACAAATAATATTCTCGAAACTGCGGGTCAAATCTGTTTTGGCTCCCATTGCATTTGGTGTATGCGCTGTATTTACGGATGTCCTACTCACGCCATACAAGCAAGAAATCTGACCGGCTGTGTTGTCGACCCCTACACCGGCGGGTTTAATATTGATAGCATCTTAAATAACCCAGAGATCAATGGTAACTTTGTAACCGAAAAATCAAAGGGTTATTACAAGCATTTTATCGCGTATTTTAAAGAAGCTGAGTAA
- a CDS encoding GGDEF domain-containing protein: protein MFSKLFNKYLTNDFRFTSEDLQFRRVRMINCVLPIAIFVLFVFSFVAYAIELYPVMVSNLIGGVLAFFALYDFHKRHFVFFTAVLIVAIEIFVLLSLFWFVGFNHYVLVWIVVVPISAYFLLGRKGGRIFTFSFSLRVLIFIFLNYANWETQGFTNVGLLNLGFSYLGMILIISYYELSMQEALKNLERKNHELAILSITDSLTGIYNRIKLDEILFLEISNYRKTGKDFAILIGDIDFFKQINDNYGHLYGDRVLKEITQIMGETIRETDICGRWGGEEFMIICLNTQIGGAVFLAEKLRLAIEDFSRLAPHQVTMSFGVAQFEPLDTIETLIKRADDALYLAKKRGRNRVEQL, encoded by the coding sequence ATGTTTTCAAAGTTATTTAATAAATATCTTACCAACGATTTTAGATTCACTTCCGAGGATCTTCAGTTTCGGCGGGTACGGATGATTAATTGTGTCCTGCCAATCGCTATTTTTGTGCTATTCGTTTTTTCCTTTGTTGCCTATGCCATCGAGCTTTATCCAGTGATGGTCAGTAATTTAATTGGCGGTGTGTTGGCATTTTTTGCGCTTTATGATTTTCACAAACGGCATTTTGTCTTTTTTACGGCGGTCTTAATAGTGGCTATTGAAATTTTTGTTCTGCTTAGTTTATTCTGGTTTGTGGGATTTAATCACTATGTACTTGTTTGGATAGTCGTCGTTCCCATTTCTGCTTATTTTTTGCTAGGAAGAAAGGGCGGCCGAATTTTTACATTTAGTTTTTCCCTAAGGGTTTTAATATTTATCTTCTTAAATTATGCGAATTGGGAAACCCAGGGTTTTACTAATGTTGGCTTACTTAATCTTGGCTTTTCATATCTGGGCATGATTCTGATAATCAGCTATTATGAACTCAGTATGCAAGAAGCACTAAAAAATTTAGAGCGAAAAAATCACGAATTGGCCATCTTATCAATCACCGATAGTCTTACCGGGATCTACAATCGGATTAAACTGGATGAGATTCTATTTTTAGAAATCAGCAATTATCGAAAAACCGGCAAAGATTTTGCCATCCTAATTGGTGATATTGACTTTTTTAAACAGATCAATGATAACTACGGGCACCTGTACGGGGATAGAGTTTTAAAAGAAATCACCCAAATAATGGGTGAAACGATACGAGAAACGGATATTTGTGGGCGCTGGGGTGGTGAAGAATTTATGATTATTTGTTTGAATACGCAGATTGGCGGTGCTGTTTTTCTGGCGGAAAAACTCCGGCTGGCAATCGAAGATTTCTCCAGATTAGCACCTCATCAGGTTACCATGAGTTTTGGGGTTGCGCAATTTGAGCCACTAGATACCATTGAAACCCTCATCAAGCGGGCCGATGATGCCCTTTATCTGGCAAAAAAACGGGGTCGAAATCGGGTTGAACAATTATAG
- a CDS encoding iron chaperone: MTKIEDGNPVDAYIRQFPADVQVILQEIRQVIREVAPEADEKISYQMPTFFLDGNLVHFAAYKNHIGFYPAPSGIEKFKKELSIYKGAKGSVQFPLNEPMPFDLIRKIVAFRVAENQAKAKSKQKKSEI; this comes from the coding sequence ATGACTAAAATTGAAGACGGTAACCCAGTTGATGCGTATATCCGCCAATTCCCGGCGGACGTCCAGGTGATTCTTCAGGAAATCCGGCAGGTGATTAGAGAAGTAGCGCCTGAAGCGGATGAAAAGATTAGTTATCAAATGCCGACATTCTTTCTGGATGGTAATCTGGTTCATTTTGCGGCCTATAAAAACCATATCGGCTTCTATCCAGCGCCCTCAGGCATCGAAAAATTCAAGAAAGAATTGTCAATATATAAGGGCGCCAAAGGTTCGGTTCAATTTCCGCTTAATGAACCAATGCCTTTTGATCTGATCCGAAAAATCGTCGCTTTTAGAGTGGCAGAGAATCAGGCGAAAGCGAAAAGCAAGCAAAAAAAGAGCGAAATATAA
- a CDS encoding SOS response-associated peptidase, whose translation MCGRYILYSDKEERAIKAIVEEVNKKYHTVIKKGDIHPTDLAPVYIPRKDHQGMDLVLKKWGYTRHFEKKTLLINARSETVLEKPLFRDDFMNRRCLIPAMGFYEWNEKKEKFRFTGTEELIYLGGFFHQQTKGFDEFMIMTKPPVELIAPIHNRMPVVIPADQATDFLYSTKTAIKISTENRVVLKKELIQGEKQVSLLDLLADVASPKEV comes from the coding sequence ATGTGTGGACGTTATATTTTATATTCCGATAAAGAGGAAAGAGCGATCAAGGCAATCGTTGAAGAAGTGAATAAAAAATATCATACCGTGATAAAAAAAGGGGATATCCATCCAACTGATCTGGCGCCGGTTTACATCCCTCGGAAGGATCATCAGGGCATGGATCTGGTGTTAAAAAAATGGGGGTACACGCGGCATTTTGAGAAAAAGACCCTCTTGATTAATGCCCGCTCGGAAACGGTGCTGGAAAAACCCCTTTTCCGCGATGATTTTATGAACCGCCGTTGCTTGATTCCAGCGATGGGTTTTTATGAATGGAATGAGAAAAAAGAGAAATTCCGCTTTACCGGTACCGAGGAGCTGATTTATCTGGGCGGCTTTTTCCATCAACAAACAAAAGGTTTCGATGAGTTTATGATTATGACTAAGCCCCCAGTCGAATTGATCGCACCGATTCACAACCGAATGCCAGTGGTGATTCCAGCAGACCAGGCAACAGACTTTCTGTATTCCACAAAAACCGCGATAAAAATTAGCACGGAAAATCGGGTTGTCCTAAAAAAAGAATTGATTCAGGGAGAGAAGCAAGTTAGTTTGCTTGATCTTCTTGCGGATGTGGCTTCCCCAAAAGAAGTGTAA
- a CDS encoding class I SAM-dependent methyltransferase, with protein MHLKDVFNQYSQDYDANRRHFIPLYDTFYQSAIDLLNFDTDTPKVLDLGAGTGLMSAFVLAAYPKAQITLIDQAQNMLDLAKQRFEGRDQMHYIADDYTSHTFDEKYDAIVSALSIHHLEDDKKKKLFKNCFSSLTQNGIFVNADQVLSPDPELEEQIIGIWHDFVRKSDVTEEELAAYYHRTSFDQTAPLNDQLAWLLSEGFSKADCIFKYLNFAVFFAIK; from the coding sequence ATGCATTTAAAAGACGTTTTTAACCAGTATAGTCAAGATTATGATGCCAACCGGCGGCATTTCATTCCCCTATATGATACTTTTTATCAATCGGCTATCGATCTATTAAACTTTGATACCGATACGCCGAAAGTACTTGATCTTGGGGCGGGGACGGGGCTGATGTCAGCCTTTGTGCTGGCAGCTTACCCTAAGGCTCAGATCACCCTGATTGATCAAGCCCAGAACATGCTTGATCTGGCTAAGCAACGTTTTGAGGGTCGGGATCAGATGCACTATATTGCCGATGATTATACCAGTCACACCTTCGACGAAAAATATGATGCCATTGTATCAGCCTTATCCATCCACCATCTGGAAGATGATAAGAAGAAAAAGCTTTTTAAAAACTGTTTTTCAAGTCTTACTCAAAATGGCATCTTCGTCAATGCCGATCAGGTATTGAGCCCTGATCCGGAACTTGAAGAGCAGATCATTGGTATTTGGCATGATTTTGTTAGAAAAAGTGATGTTACTGAAGAAGAACTGGCCGCCTATTATCACCGCACCTCTTTTGATCAAACTGCACCGCTTAATGATCAACTGGCCTGGCTTCTTAGTGAAGGATTTTCAAAAGCGGACTGCATCTTCAAATATCTGAATTTTGCGGTCTTTTTTGCAATAAAATAA
- a CDS encoding iron-containing alcohol dehydrogenase codes for MAVADQVFGYFMPVVNLMGPGAVKEVGEQAKGLGAKKALIVTDEGMTKMGVADQVKDIIEASGLKVVIFSGAQPNPTDLNVADGLKVFTKQNCDLIVSLGGGSSHDCAKGIGLVASNGGSIRDFEGVNKSTKPMTPLIAINTTAGTASEMTRFCIITNSETHVKMAIVDWRATPTVSINDPVLMMGMPAGLTAATGMDALTHSVEAYMSTIATPITDAAALMSMKLIGENLRQAVANGQNFEARNNMAYAQFLGGMAFNNASLGYVHGMAHQLGGFYDLPHGVCNAILLPHVLKYNLNSNPKRLSDIAVALGENIHGLSVRDAAEKGVHAIIQLSQDVGIPTGLTELGVNEKDFELMAENAMKDACSGTNPRTAKLEDVIQIFKDAM; via the coding sequence ATGGCTGTTGCAGATCAAGTTTTTGGGTATTTCATGCCCGTCGTGAATTTAATGGGACCCGGTGCAGTAAAAGAAGTTGGTGAACAGGCAAAAGGTCTTGGTGCAAAAAAAGCGTTAATTGTAACCGATGAAGGCATGACAAAAATGGGCGTGGCGGATCAGGTCAAAGATATTATTGAGGCTTCTGGACTGAAGGTCGTTATTTTTTCAGGTGCCCAGCCAAATCCAACTGATCTTAATGTTGCTGATGGTTTAAAGGTTTTTACCAAACAAAATTGTGATTTGATTGTATCCTTAGGTGGTGGCTCCTCACATGACTGTGCAAAAGGAATCGGCCTAGTTGCCAGCAACGGCGGCAGCATCCGTGATTTTGAAGGCGTAAATAAAAGCACCAAACCAATGACCCCACTCATTGCCATTAATACAACCGCTGGTACCGCCAGTGAAATGACACGTTTTTGTATTATAACAAACTCAGAAACCCACGTTAAAATGGCCATTGTTGACTGGAGAGCGACTCCAACCGTCTCAATTAATGACCCCGTTCTTATGATGGGCATGCCCGCAGGTTTAACCGCCGCGACCGGAATGGACGCCTTAACACATTCGGTTGAAGCATATATGTCAACCATTGCTACCCCAATAACTGACGCTGCCGCATTAATGTCAATGAAGCTCATCGGCGAAAACCTTCGTCAGGCCGTCGCCAACGGCCAAAACTTTGAAGCCCGAAACAATATGGCCTATGCACAGTTTTTAGGCGGCATGGCATTTAATAATGCCAGCTTAGGTTACGTACACGGAATGGCACATCAACTGGGCGGCTTTTATGATCTCCCTCACGGTGTATGCAACGCCATCTTGCTCCCCCATGTTCTTAAATACAACCTTAACAGCAATCCCAAACGCCTCAGCGATATTGCAGTTGCTTTAGGCGAAAACATTCACGGTCTTTCTGTCCGAGATGCCGCTGAAAAAGGGGTACACGCCATTATTCAGCTTTCACAAGATGTTGGAATTCCAACCGGCTTGACCGAGCTTGGGGTCAATGAAAAGGATTTCGAGCTTATGGCTGAAAACGCCATGAAAGATGCCTGTAGCGGAACCAATCCAAGAACCGCAAAACTAGAGGACGTCATTCAGATCTTTAAAGATGCGATGTAA
- a CDS encoding DUF3788 domain-containing protein yields MEWSQYFEQDHEPTLAEMISFVNNPLWIALQSFIEATYHIKPIMNYSRCSAQRGWNLKYRKSSKSLCVLYPMDGYFIALVVIGNKELTEAEAYLPQASPEIQELFARTPFAAGGRWLMIPVTSERILEDVKNLIQIRVQPRL; encoded by the coding sequence ATGGAATGGAGTCAGTATTTTGAACAGGATCATGAGCCAACACTCGCCGAGATGATCAGTTTCGTCAATAATCCTCTCTGGATTGCTTTGCAAAGCTTTATTGAAGCCACCTATCACATCAAACCGATCATGAATTACAGCCGCTGTTCCGCCCAGCGTGGCTGGAATCTGAAGTACCGGAAAAGCAGCAAATCCCTTTGTGTGCTCTATCCAATGGATGGTTATTTTATCGCACTGGTGGTGATAGGAAACAAGGAACTCACTGAAGCTGAAGCGTATCTTCCCCAGGCCAGCCCTGAAATTCAAGAGCTATTTGCCCGAACGCCTTTTGCTGCCGGGGGCCGATGGCTGATGATTCCCGTGACCTCTGAACGAATTCTGGAAGATGTAAAAAATCTGATTCAAATCCGGGTCCAGCCCAGACTGTGA
- a CDS encoding CotH kinase family protein → MADHKNIERICIIIGIITLIIGIVFSYFGESVGITAGSSVDLSYETELFDDSEVHTIDVVISETDWNNLQENATDEVDQICDVTIDGETLSNVAIRPKGNSSLSSVAASDSERYSFKIDFDKYNDSLSYHGLDKLNLNNIISDNTYLKDYLCFDMMEYMGVDAPLTSFVKVSINGEYFGLYLAVEGVEEAFAQRNYGSDDSNIYKPDSMQVGGGEMGGGERPDMTNMPEMPQGTDGDREMVDMSQMPDMTEMPDMTQMGNMGGFSGDDVALIYSDDDLSSYENIWAGAVFDVTTSDKKRLIEAIKQLNASENLEAVVDVEAVLKYFVVHNFVDNFDSYTGSMKHNYYLREVDGQLSVIPWDYNLAFSNFMGGMGGGNMTATAVSTDEATALVNYPIDTPVSGTTMEERPLLNQLLSNEEYLAQYHQYFAEFISGYFDSGQCSETIDAAVALISEYVKEDPTAFCTYQEYQEGVSVLEQFCDLRAQSISGQLEGSIPATTDGQTAQPATLIDASSLDVSAMGSSMGGGMARGISVPTDLSVESTASADVTSQTPTETNWQSAKGQPPNQSDGDVEMEKPANQPGADTESTTVAGDQTGAGQTTPANADGQQNNRFNPNGATTTNDNLWTLILLGGSCLLLVLGILATKLYKR, encoded by the coding sequence TTGGCAGATCACAAGAATATTGAACGGATTTGCATAATCATTGGCATCATCACCCTGATCATCGGTATTGTTTTCTCATATTTTGGTGAAAGCGTGGGGATTACCGCCGGGAGTAGTGTTGATCTGAGCTATGAGACAGAATTATTTGATGACAGCGAGGTTCATACCATTGATGTAGTAATAAGCGAAACAGACTGGAACAATCTCCAAGAAAATGCAACCGATGAAGTCGATCAGATCTGTGATGTCACCATTGATGGCGAAACCCTGAGCAATGTGGCCATCCGACCAAAAGGTAATTCATCTTTGTCTAGTGTGGCGGCCAGCGATTCGGAGCGTTACAGTTTTAAAATTGATTTTGACAAATATAACGATAGCCTGAGTTATCACGGACTGGATAAGCTGAACCTGAACAATATTATCTCAGACAACACCTATTTAAAGGATTATCTCTGCTTTGACATGATGGAATATATGGGCGTGGATGCACCCCTGACCAGTTTTGTGAAAGTATCCATAAATGGTGAATACTTTGGACTCTATCTGGCGGTGGAAGGGGTGGAAGAAGCTTTTGCCCAGCGAAACTACGGGTCGGACGATAGTAATATTTATAAACCCGACAGTATGCAAGTTGGCGGTGGAGAAATGGGTGGTGGCGAGAGGCCGGACATGACCAATATGCCGGAAATGCCCCAGGGAACAGATGGGGACCGGGAAATGGTGGATATGAGCCAGATGCCAGACATGACCGAGATGCCAGATATGACTCAGATGGGGAACATGGGTGGGTTCTCAGGGGATGATGTGGCTTTGATTTATTCAGATGATGACTTGTCCAGTTATGAAAATATCTGGGCAGGGGCTGTCTTTGATGTTACCACCAGTGACAAAAAGCGTCTGATTGAAGCCATCAAACAGCTTAATGCCAGCGAAAACTTAGAAGCAGTGGTGGATGTGGAAGCGGTGCTTAAGTACTTTGTGGTCCATAATTTTGTCGACAATTTTGACAGCTATACCGGCAGTATGAAGCACAATTATTACCTCCGGGAAGTGGATGGCCAGCTATCGGTGATCCCCTGGGATTATAATCTGGCTTTTAGTAACTTCATGGGTGGAATGGGTGGCGGCAACATGACGGCAACAGCGGTCAGTACCGATGAAGCCACAGCCTTGGTGAATTATCCCATCGATACCCCGGTATCCGGCACCACTATGGAAGAGCGGCCGCTGCTTAATCAACTGCTCTCGAATGAAGAATACCTGGCGCAATATCACCAGTATTTTGCAGAATTTATCTCCGGTTACTTTGACAGCGGCCAATGTAGTGAGACCATCGATGCCGCCGTGGCTCTGATCTCCGAATATGTAAAAGAAGACCCTACGGCTTTTTGCACCTACCAAGAGTATCAGGAAGGGGTTTCAGTACTAGAACAGTTTTGTGATCTTCGGGCACAGAGTATTAGCGGTCAGTTGGAGGGCAGCATTCCTGCAACCACCGACGGCCAGACTGCCCAACCGGCTACTCTAATCGATGCCAGCAGTCTGGATGTTTCGGCAATGGGTAGCAGTATGGGCGGCGGGATGGCCAGGGGCATCTCAGTACCGACAGATCTAAGTGTAGAATCAACAGCAAGTGCCGATGTAACAAGTCAGACACCAACAGAAACCAATTGGCAGTCGGCCAAAGGTCAACCCCCAAACCAATCCGACGGTGATGTGGAAATGGAAAAACCGGCCAACCAACCAGGAGCGGACACGGAATCAACAACTGTTGCCGGGGATCAGACAGGGGCGGGACAAACCACCCCGGCCAATGCGGACGGCCAGCAAAATAATCGCTTTAATCCCAATGGTGCGACAACAACAAATGATAATCTGTGGACCCTGATACTGCTAGGCGGCTCTTGTCTGCTGTTGGTTTTGGGCATTCTGGCGACAAAACTTTACAAACGATAA
- a CDS encoding DUF4956 domain-containing protein, with translation MTFNDIFKSNFLENVTSVSMIDIAMAMILAFGIGVFVYLVHKKTYKGVMYSSGFGVTLIALCMITTFVMLAITSNVVLSLGMVGALSIVRFRTAVKEPLDIAFVFWSIAAGIVLSAGMIPLAILGSVLIGLILLVFVNRKPNELPYIVVVNCSDRNAEEAVKKFIADSVTKSIIKNKTVSKEGVELNIEVRLKNDNTDFINDVVEMDHVNHAVLVSYNGEFMN, from the coding sequence ATGACATTTAATGATATTTTCAAATCTAATTTTCTGGAAAACGTCACATCGGTATCGATGATCGACATTGCCATGGCGATGATTCTGGCCTTTGGCATCGGAGTGTTTGTTTATCTTGTGCATAAAAAGACCTATAAAGGGGTCATGTACTCATCCGGTTTTGGGGTAACTCTGATCGCCCTATGTATGATCACCACCTTTGTGATGCTGGCCATTACCAGTAATGTGGTGCTGTCATTGGGGATGGTTGGGGCGCTTTCGATCGTCCGATTCCGAACCGCCGTTAAAGAACCCCTGGATATTGCCTTTGTTTTCTGGTCCATTGCCGCCGGGATTGTGTTGTCAGCCGGAATGATTCCCCTGGCTATTCTTGGTTCGGTGCTGATTGGGCTTATCTTGCTGGTGTTTGTCAATCGCAAACCCAATGAGCTGCCTTATATTGTGGTGGTTAACTGTAGTGATCGGAACGCCGAAGAAGCGGTGAAAAAATTCATTGCCGACAGCGTTACCAAGAGCATTATCAAAAATAAAACGGTGTCCAAAGAAGGCGTTGAACTGAATATTGAAGTGCGGCTGAAAAATGACAACACCGATTTTATCAACGACGTGGTTGAGATGGATCATGTCAACCATGCCGTGCTGGTCAGTTATAACGGCGAATTTATGAATTAA
- a CDS encoding polyphosphate polymerase domain-containing protein: protein MQFRHEHKHDINYLDYLILRSKLKAVMQPDLNTNEDGKYQIRSLYFDNYRDVALQDKISGINRREKFRIRCYNKDFNFINLEKKSKINGLCLKIKATITKHQAAAILDHDTDWMAKSEEPLVVEFYSKMKSGQLKPKTIVDYNREAFVYRPGNVRITIDRDIRTGLFSTDLFNPDLPTVATGDQQILLEVKYDQFIPEVIANIIQLDGRRQTAFSKYAASRIYS, encoded by the coding sequence ATGCAATTCAGGCATGAACACAAACATGACATCAATTATTTAGACTATCTGATTCTGCGCAGCAAATTAAAAGCAGTGATGCAGCCGGATTTAAACACCAATGAAGATGGCAAATACCAGATCCGCAGTCTGTATTTTGATAATTACCGCGATGTTGCCCTACAGGACAAGATCAGCGGGATCAATCGCCGGGAGAAATTCAGGATTCGCTGTTACAACAAGGATTTTAACTTTATCAACTTGGAAAAGAAAAGCAAGATCAATGGTCTTTGTTTAAAGATCAAAGCTACGATCACAAAGCATCAGGCCGCCGCCATCCTGGACCACGACACCGATTGGATGGCTAAAAGTGAGGAGCCCCTGGTGGTGGAGTTTTACTCCAAAATGAAATCGGGACAGCTTAAGCCCAAGACCATTGTCGATTATAATCGGGAGGCTTTTGTTTACAGGCCGGGAAACGTTCGGATCACCATTGACCGGGATATTCGCACCGGTTTGTTCAGTACTGATTTGTTCAACCCCGATCTACCCACCGTCGCCACCGGGGATCAGCAGATTCTGCTGGAGGTGAAGTACGACCAGTTTATCCCGGAGGTCATTGCCAATATCATTCAACTGGATGGCCGCCGGCAAACGGCTTTTTCTAAATATGCGGCCAGCCGGATTTATAGCTGA
- a CDS encoding response regulator transcription factor, whose product MRLLLVEDEWGLVEALKAIFTKENYCVDIRMDGESGLDYALTGIYDLIILDIMLPRKDGMTILKELRQAKIKTPVLMLTAKTELEDKIAGLDWGADDYLTKPFQTGELLARIRAVTRRKGEVIIDDPHWGDLTLRQKTREIICGSASVKLGLKEFLLLETLMINSRQIVSKEQLIEKVWGFDNEAEYNNVEVYISFLRKKISFVGSQVQIKVNRGIGYFLEMTK is encoded by the coding sequence ATGCGACTATTACTGGTAGAAGATGAATGGGGACTGGTGGAAGCCCTGAAAGCTATTTTTACAAAAGAAAACTATTGTGTGGATATTCGCATGGACGGTGAAAGCGGTCTGGATTATGCCCTGACGGGTATCTACGATCTGATTATTCTGGATATTATGCTGCCCCGGAAAGACGGCATGACGATTCTAAAGGAACTGCGGCAGGCTAAAATCAAAACTCCGGTTTTAATGCTGACCGCCAAAACCGAACTGGAGGATAAAATTGCCGGGTTGGATTGGGGCGCCGATGACTATCTGACCAAACCCTTTCAAACTGGTGAACTGCTGGCCCGGATTCGGGCTGTTACCCGACGAAAAGGTGAAGTGATCATCGACGATCCTCACTGGGGCGACTTAACCTTGCGGCAGAAGACCCGGGAGATTATTTGCGGTAGTGCTTCAGTAAAGCTTGGTTTAAAGGAGTTTTTGTTGCTGGAAACCCTGATGATCAACTCCCGTCAGATCGTTTCCAAGGAACAGCTTATCGAAAAGGTTTGGGGTTTTGACAACGAAGCTGAATATAACAATGTCGAAGTCTATATTTCGTTTCTGCGCAAAAAAATCAGTTTTGTGGGATCTCAGGTGCAGATCAAGGTTAACCGGGGTATCGGTTATTTTCTGGAAATGACGAAGTGA